A window from Salvia miltiorrhiza cultivar Shanhuang (shh) chromosome 2, IMPLAD_Smil_shh, whole genome shotgun sequence encodes these proteins:
- the LOC131012396 gene encoding uncharacterized protein LOC131012396 produces the protein MSRLLTVGNIRRSLRTRRASISSEEVKYGSIVRAGLCTPQYRLFSQYLLPKAEHAPNAAYKRGKVFCNSCIRKYTSVASSGSVAYNAQIAWKRLAKASALDGRKTHLTINRIAQAVSLGLSRSYMVVPGIFTMMCGSQMAFAYAVPETDVFPPRNSLYTHAEDSHLFLTRLVISIFESLILSLRALYLSFLFAPSIAMAPFADSFGPEFRKLWLRVVHRTLERAGPAFIKWGQWAATRPDLFPRDLCIELSKLHTKAPEHSFAYTKKAIEKAFGRKISEIFDDFEEEPVASGSIAQVHRASLRSRYRGRKVKPILVAVKVRHPGVGESIKRDFEIINVVARMSRFIPALNWLRLDESVQQFAVFMMSQVDLAREAAHLNRFIYNFRQWKDVSFPKPVYPLVHPAVLVETFEHGESVSHYVDELEGRNDRTSSALAHIGTHALLKMLLVDNFVHADMHPGNILVRVAQKKPPRKKIFKTKPHVIFLDVGMTAELSKHDRVNLLEFFKAVARRDGQTAAECTLSMSKKQNCPKPEAFIQEVKESFDFWGTPEGDVIHPAECMQQLLEKVRRHKVNVDGNVCTVMVTVLVLEGWQRKLDPDYDVMHTLQTLLLKSDWAASLSYTIEGLMAP, from the exons ATGTCGAG ATTGTTGACAGTTGGAAACATTAGGAGATCTTTGCGGACAAGACGAGCTAGTATCTCTTCGGAAGAGGTGAAATATGGATCCATTGTTCGAGCAGGGTTGTGTACTCCTCAATATAGATTGTTCTCACAGTATTTGTTGCCTAAAGCAGAGCATGCCCCAAATGCAGCATATAAAAGGGGAAAAGTTTTCTGCAATAGTTGCATCAGGAAATACACTTCCGTTGCTTCTAGCGGTTCTGTAGCCTATAATGCTCAAATTGCTTGGAAGAGGTTGGCTAAGGCATCTGCACTTGATGGGCGGAAAACTCATCTCACCATTAACCGAATTGCTCAGGCAGTCAGCTTGGGTTTGAGCCGTTCGTACATGGTTGTTCCTGGTATATTTACTATGATGTGTGGCTCCCAGATGGCGTTTGCGTATGCTGTTCCAGAAACAGATGTTTTTCCACCGAGGAATAGTTTATACACGCATGCTGAGGACAGCCATCTTTTTTTAACCAGACTCGTGATTTCTATTTTTGAGAGCCTTATCTTGTCGCTGAGAGCTTTATATCTCAGTTTTCTGTTTGCACCAAGCATTGCCATGGCTCCATTTGCAGATAGTTTTGGACCTGAGTTTAGGAAATTATGGCTTCGGGTTGTTCATCGAACTCTTGAAAGAGCAGGCCCAGCATTCATAAAATGGGGGCAGTGGGCAGCCACAAGGCCAGATCTGTTCCCTAGAGACTTGTGTATTGAACTGTCGAAACTTCACACCAAAGCACCTGAACATAGCTTTGCATACACTAAGAAGGCTATTGAGAAAGCTTTCGGTCGTAAAATATCTGAAATCTTTGATGACTTTGAGGAAGAACCTGTGGCCTCTGGAAGTATCGCACAAGTGCATCGAGCTTCGTTGCGGTCTCGCTACCGTGGTCGCAAGGTCAAACCAATACTAGTTGCTGTTAAGGTGAGACATCCAGGTGTTGGTGAGTCGATAAAAAGGGATTTTGAGATAATTAATGTAGTGGCAAGAATGTCAAGGTTCATTCCTGCTCTAAATTGGCTGAGACTCGATGAAAGTGTCCAGCAATTTGCAGTTTTCATGATGTCTCAAGTTGATTTAGCACGAGAAGCTGCTCATTTGAACCGCTTCATATATAATTTTCGTCAATGGAAGGATGTTTCTTTCCCAAAGCCCGTATACCCTTTAGTCCATCCAGCTGTGTTAGTGGAAACTTTTGAGCATGGAGAAAGTGTTTCTCACTATGTGGATGAGCTTGAAGGGAGGAATGATAGAACAAGTAGTGCTCTTGCCCACATTGGAACCCATGCCCTGCTGAAGATGCTCCTG GTGGACAACTTTGTTCATGCTGATATGCATCCTGGAAACATCCTTGTTCGTGTAGCTCAGAAAAAGCCACCTCGCAAAAAGATCTTCAAAACTAAGCCTCATGTTATATTCCTCGATGTGGGGATGACTGCTGAACTTTCCAAACATGATCGTGTAAATTTACTGGAGTTCTTTAAGGCTGTTGCTCGTAGAGATGGGCAAACTGCAGCAGAGTGCACTCTGAGTATGTCAAAGAAACAGAACTGTCCAAAACCTGAGGCCTTCATTCAG GAAGTGAAAGAATCATTTGATTTCTGGGGTACACCAGAAGGAGATGTGATCCATCCAGCTGAATGCATGCAGCAATTGCTTGAGAAAGTTCGGCGTCATAAAGTAAATGTTGATGGGAACGTTTGCACTGTGATGGTGACAGTTCTGGTCCTTGAG GGGTGGCAGCGGAAGCTCGACCCAGATTATGACGTGATGCATACACTGCAGACACTGCTTCTAAAATCGGACTGGGCGGCATCACTTTCTTATACAATCGAAGGGCTGATGGCACCATGA